One Streptomyces sp. L2 genomic window carries:
- a CDS encoding DUF1707 domain-containing protein — protein MPAAPTAPRVAELRASDADRDRIADILREALAEGRLTADEHAERVEGVLHAKTVGELEVFIRDLPAAHQVPPAPAYTPVPSRPTPGAIPAEADANVVAVFSSAMRRGRWRAGRRLHAYSVFGSVEIDLSEAIFEYQQVVIKAVSVFGDIQIRVPENVSLRGTGGGVLGNFEVDTLDSVESDAPVIYVEGWAVLGNIEARPKRGKVVSDILDRAQRTVERKLRKHLDR, from the coding sequence GTGCCCGCGGCGCCCACCGCGCCCCGCGTCGCCGAACTGCGCGCCTCGGACGCCGACCGTGACCGCATCGCCGACATCCTGCGCGAAGCCCTGGCCGAGGGCCGGCTGACCGCCGACGAGCACGCCGAGCGCGTGGAGGGGGTGCTGCACGCGAAGACGGTCGGTGAGCTGGAGGTCTTCATCCGGGACCTGCCCGCCGCCCACCAGGTCCCGCCCGCCCCCGCCTACACGCCGGTGCCCTCCCGCCCGACCCCCGGCGCGATCCCGGCCGAGGCCGACGCCAATGTGGTGGCCGTCTTCAGCAGCGCCATGCGCCGCGGCCGCTGGCGCGCCGGACGCCGGCTGCACGCGTACTCGGTCTTCGGCTCCGTCGAGATCGACCTCAGCGAGGCGATCTTCGAGTACCAGCAGGTCGTCATCAAGGCCGTCTCCGTCTTCGGCGACATCCAGATCCGGGTCCCGGAGAACGTGTCGCTGCGCGGCACCGGCGGCGGCGTCCTCGGCAACTTCGAGGTGGACACGCTCGACTCGGTCGAGTCCGACGCGCCCGTCATCTACGTCGAGGGGTGGGCCGTACTCGGGAACATCGAGGCCCGGCCCAAGCGGGGCAAGGTCGTTTCGGACATCCTCGACCGGGCGCAGCGCACCGTCGAGAGAAAGCTGCGCAAACACCTCGACCGTTGA
- a CDS encoding fumarate hydratase, whose product MPEFAYTDLLPQGEDTTPYRLVTSEGVSTVEGPDGRTFLKVEPEALRKLAEEAVHDIQHYLRPAHLAQLRRIVDDPEASANDKFVALDLLKNANIAAAGVLPMCQDTGTAIVMGKRGQNVLTEGEDAAHLSHGIYDAYKNLNLRYSQMAPLTMWEEKNTGSNLPAQIELYATDGGAYKFLFMAKGGGSANKSFLYQETKAVLNEASMMKFLEEKIRSLGTAACPPYHLAIVVGGTSAEYALKTAKYASAHYLDNAPTEGSALGHGFRDTELEEKVFELTQKIGIGAQFGGKYFCHDVRVIRLPRHGASCPVAIAVSCSADRQAVAKITAEGVFLEQLETDPARFLPETTDEQLQESGSVVKVDLNQPMDEILAELSKYPVKTRLSLTGPLVVARDIAHAKIKERLDAGEEMPQYLKDHPVYYAGPAKTPEGYASGSFGPTTAGRMDSYVEQFQAAGGSKVMLAKGNRSQQVTDACGTHGGFYLGSIGGPAARLAQDCIKKVEVVEYEELGMEAVWKIEVEDFPAFIVVDDKGNDFFQNPAPEPTFTHIPVRGPGLA is encoded by the coding sequence ATGCCTGAGTTCGCGTACACCGATCTGCTCCCCCAGGGAGAGGACACCACCCCCTACCGGCTGGTGACGTCCGAGGGCGTCTCGACCGTCGAGGGGCCGGACGGGCGGACGTTCCTCAAGGTGGAGCCGGAGGCGCTGCGCAAGCTGGCCGAGGAGGCCGTCCACGACATCCAGCACTATCTGCGCCCGGCCCACCTCGCCCAGCTCCGCCGCATCGTCGACGACCCGGAGGCGAGCGCGAACGACAAGTTCGTCGCCCTGGACCTGCTGAAGAACGCGAACATCGCGGCGGCGGGCGTGCTGCCGATGTGCCAGGACACGGGCACCGCGATCGTCATGGGCAAGCGCGGCCAGAACGTCCTCACCGAGGGCGAGGACGCGGCGCACCTGTCGCACGGCATCTACGACGCGTACAAGAACCTGAACCTGCGCTACTCGCAGATGGCCCCTCTCACCATGTGGGAGGAGAAGAACACCGGCTCCAACCTGCCGGCCCAGATCGAGCTGTACGCGACGGACGGCGGCGCCTACAAGTTCCTGTTCATGGCCAAGGGCGGCGGCTCGGCCAACAAGAGCTTCCTCTACCAGGAGACGAAGGCCGTCCTGAACGAGGCCTCCATGATGAAGTTCCTGGAGGAGAAGATCCGTTCGCTGGGTACGGCCGCCTGCCCGCCGTACCACCTGGCGATCGTCGTCGGCGGCACGAGCGCGGAGTACGCGCTGAAGACCGCGAAGTACGCCTCCGCGCACTACCTGGACAACGCGCCCACCGAGGGCTCCGCGCTCGGCCACGGCTTCCGGGACACGGAGCTGGAGGAGAAGGTCTTCGAGCTGACGCAGAAGATCGGCATCGGCGCGCAGTTCGGCGGCAAGTACTTCTGCCACGACGTCCGGGTGATCCGGCTGCCGCGGCACGGCGCGTCCTGCCCGGTCGCCATCGCCGTCTCCTGCTCGGCGGACCGCCAGGCGGTCGCCAAGATCACGGCGGAGGGCGTGTTCCTGGAGCAGCTGGAGACCGACCCGGCGCGTTTCCTGCCGGAGACGACCGACGAGCAGCTTCAGGAGTCCGGCTCGGTGGTCAAGGTCGACCTCAACCAGCCGATGGACGAGATCCTCGCCGAGCTGAGCAAGTACCCGGTGAAGACGCGTCTGTCGCTGACCGGTCCGCTGGTCGTGGCCCGCGACATCGCGCACGCCAAGATCAAGGAGCGGCTGGACGCGGGTGAGGAGATGCCGCAGTACCTGAAGGACCACCCGGTGTACTACGCGGGTCCGGCGAAGACGCCCGAGGGGTACGCGTCGGGTTCCTTCGGGCCGACCACGGCCGGCCGGATGGACTCCTACGTCGAGCAGTTCCAGGCCGCCGGCGGGTCCAAGGTGATGCTGGCCAAGGGCAATCGCAGCCAGCAGGTCACCGACGCGTGCGGCACGCACGGCGGGTTCTACCTCGGCTCCATCGGTGGGCCGGCCGCCCGCCTCGCCCAGGACTGCATCAAGAAGGTCGAGGTCGTCGAGTACGAGGAGCTGGGGATGGAGGCCGTCTGGAAGATCGAGGTGGAGGACTTCCCGGCGTTCATCGTGGTCGACGACAAGGGCAACGACTTCTTCCAGAACCCGGCCCCCGAGCCCACGTTCACCCACATCCCGGTGCGGGGGCCCGGGCTGGCGTAG